In Streptomyces nodosus, one DNA window encodes the following:
- a CDS encoding glutaredoxin family protein — protein sequence MSRIFRRKGAQGPQDRLVTLIRKPGCHLCDDAQIVIEKVCGELGVPWEQKDITEDEELHRLYWEQIPVVLVDGEQHTFWRVGEERLRKALS from the coding sequence ATGAGTCGCATCTTTCGACGCAAGGGCGCCCAGGGGCCCCAGGACCGGCTTGTCACCCTCATCCGCAAGCCCGGGTGTCATCTGTGTGATGACGCACAGATCGTCATCGAGAAGGTCTGCGGTGAGCTCGGCGTCCCCTGGGAGCAGAAGGACATCACCGAGGACGAGGAGCTTCACCGGCTGTACTGGGAGCAGATCCCCGTCGTGCTGGTGGACGGCGAACAGCACACCTTCTGGCGGGTGGGGGAGGAGCGCCTGCGCAAGGCCCTGAGCTAG